A stretch of Sebastes fasciatus isolate fSebFas1 chromosome 19, fSebFas1.pri, whole genome shotgun sequence DNA encodes these proteins:
- the crkl gene encoding crk-like protein yields the protein MSTARFDSADRSAWYFGPVSRQEAQNRLQGQRHGMFLVRDSSTCPGDYVLSVSENSKVSHYIINSLPSKRFKIGDQEFEHLPALLEFYKIHYLDTTTLIEPAPRYPSTVSGPIQPIGGPDENLEYVRTLYDFTGSDAEDLPFKKGEILIILEKPEEQWWSAKSKDGRVGMIPVPYVEKLVRPSPHPGQPSLGSRNSNSYGIPEPSHALVHAYAQPQTPSPLPPGTPGAVITPLPSVQNGPVMAKAIQKRVPCAYDKTALALEVGDIVKVSRMNISGQWEGEVNGRRGLFPFTHVKIIDPQNPDESD from the exons ATGTCAACTGCTCGGTTTGACTCGGCTGATCGGTCCGCCTGGTATTTTGGACCCGTGTCGCGACAAGAGGCACAGAATAGGTTACAAGGACAGAGACATGGCATGTTTCTGGTTCGAGACTCGTCGACCTGCCCGGGCGACTACGTGCTGTCGGTGTCGGAAAACTCCAAAGTGTCGCACTATATCATCAACTCTTTGCCCAGCAAGAGGTTCAAGATCGGCGATCAAGAGTTCGAGCACCTCCCTGCTCTGCTGGAGTTCTACAAAATCCACTACCTGGATACGACCACGCTGATAGAGCCAGCACCCAG GTACCCAAGCACAGTGAGCGGTCCCATCCAGCCCATCGGCGGCCCAGACGAGAACCTGGAGTATGTGCGGACTCTATATGACTTCACTGGCAGCGATGCGGAGGACCTTCCCTTCAAGAAGGGGGAGATCCTTATCATCCTGGAGAAGCCAGAGGAGCAGTGGTGGAGCGCCAAGAGTAAAGACGGACGCGTGGGGATGATCCCCGTGCCCTACGTGGAGAAATTGGTACGACCTTCGCCTCATCCCGGCCAGCCTTCCCTCGGATCCCGCAACTCCAACAGCTACGGGATCCCCGAGCCCTCCCACGCCCTCGTCCACGCCTACGCCCAACCGCAGACGCCGTCGCCGTTGCCCCCCGGCACGCCCGGAGCAGTCATCACCCCTCTACCGTCCGTGCAGAACGGCCCCGTCATGGCAAAGGCCATCCAGAAACGAGTGCCCTGCGCCTACGACAAAACAGCTCTTGCTTTAGAG GTTGGCGACATCGTGAAGGTCTCACGGATGAACATCAGCGGTCAGTGGGAGGGAGAGGTGAACGGACGACGGGGCCTCTTCCCATTCACCCACGTCAAAATCATAGACCCCCAGAATCCAGATGAGAGTGACTGA